GAACGGAGTGTAGATCAACACCCCTTTTATCAAGTTCAGTTAGGACGGGGATTTTCCTTTTCTGAGCACGCCAAACAAACACCTCTACTTTTTTGGGGAGAAAGTTGTTTCTTATAGTTTCGGTGGTGTTTGGACCTGGAGTGAACATCTTATCGCAAAGTAAATTCGACAGAGTGTTTGTTGAGAAGTTACCATTGGAGTTTAATAACCATCGCCACGAGTCACTTTTTTCCGGACATATAGCAGCCGAATCAAGCAGCATATTAAGATTATTCAGCTCGTCCAAAGACCTGCCATTCGGTTCCCGAAGCCATTCCCATGAACCTGCACATTTCGACCCATTACATGTAACCCTTTGCTGCACCGAAGCATCGCCGTTTTTATCTAGCCTTGCTAATCTACTGAATCTGCTCTTCAAGCTAGAGTTACCTAGCCACACATCGTTCCAAAAAGACGTAGTTGCACCATCTCCAACCTGTCTAGAAAAAGAGTTCCGGAAAAAAATTCCAGAATCGTCAATGCTTCCTCCTGTTTTGATAATATTAGACCAAACCGTCGAACATGAGGATAAAAACCCACCCGAATCACAGCCGCCCGAAATCCCATATATGCTTTTGATGACCTTAACCCACAAGGAAGTggattcggttttaaacctccaccaccacttgccgattaaCACCATATTTTTACATTTTAATGATCCCAAATTCAACCCTCCTTTATTGTAATGATGAAGGGTTTCATCCCATTTTACCCATGAAATGTTTGAGTGAGAAGTAATACAACGGAAGGCTATTTAGTACCGATTTCACAAGAGTCAACCGACCTCCAAATGACATCGTTCGTGCTTTCCAATCCGACAATCTCTTTTTAAATTTCTCAATGACCGGTTTCCAACTAGCCGCTTTATTCATTTTTGCACCAACTGGAAGCCCGAGGTAAGTAAACGGTAACGAGCCAATGCTACAGTTGAACAAATTTGCAGCATGTTCAACTTCGCTAGTACCAATACATAAACCGAACAAACTGCTCTTATTGTAGTTTACCTTTAACCCCGAAGTTTACTCGAAACATTTGAGGATTTTAATGAGATTACGAATATTACGCTCACTCCAAGTCCCAAAAAAATTGTGTCATCAGCGTATTGGAGGTGAGAGATTGGAATTCTATCATTACCTATTTCGACTCCCGAGAACAGATTATTATTTACCGCCATCTTTGTTAATACATTCAAACCTTCGGCCGCTAAAATGAAAAGGAAAGGTGATAGAGGGTCACCTTGTCTTACACCTCTTTTTAGTGAAAACTCGCTGGTGGGGGAGCCATTAACCAATACTGAGATAGAAGCCGACTTGAGACATGCATGGATCCACTTCCTCCACTTTAAACCAAAACCCATGATTTCCATTATTTCTAATAGAAAATCCCAACTTAAACAGTCAAACGCTTTCTCGAAGTCAACTTTAAAAATTAAGCTTTTTATGCGTTTATGTTTCAAGTACTCGATTGTTTCATTCGCAATTAACGCGCCATCGAGTATGTTTCTCCCTTTTATAAAGGCACTTTGCTCGAAGCCAACAAGATTTGGGATTACATTCCGAAGACGATTTGAGAGTAGCTTTGCAATAATTTTGTAGTACCCGCCAATTAAACTTATCGGCCTGTAATCGGACAAACATAATGGATCCGTTTTTTTTGGAACCAAAGTAATAAACGACGCATTACATCCTCTCGAAAATTCACCATTTCGCCAAAAAAATTGAATAGCTTCCATTAGATCAGATTTTATCTCATTCCAATATTTTTTGAAAAAATGAAAATTGAAACCATCGGGTCCGGGAGCTTTGGAGCTTCCGCACCCTTTAATCGCGTTCCATACCTCAGATTCAGTCACCGGTTTTTCCAAATTCGAGGTATGTTTACTTATGCTACAGTGACCTAAACCCTATAAACCTGAAAGTCTGACAAAACTTAAAACGAGAGGGACTGCAAGTTTCGGCGCTAAACTCTAATCGGTACTCCAATGGATTCATCTTTTATTTTGAATATCGGTAAGTTTATTTCTCCCTCATAATACGATTTAATGATATTCAACTAAACGTACTTATGTGTGAAAAACATGATTCATGTTGTAATTTCTATTCGACTTTTTATTTTCTTCAATTTAATGCTGTCACACATTCATTGTTTATTCCAGTTGAATTCGTTCATTCTGGTTTAACAATTCGAGTTATTTGAGATTGTTATAACCTAGTTAGCGATTTACTCTAAACATATTCAAGAGACCGAATATTAACTTAGATACTTATTAGAATCCCTAAAGAATAAAGCAGCAAGTATGAATAGATTGCTTTAGCTATTCACCTTTTGAACTTTAAGCATTATAAAGACGACTAATCAACAAATAGAAAAATGCATATAGTATCAACTAAGTGTATTCAGATTACCTGATGAGTAATTGGCTTGAAACCAGTACTGTAAGCTCCATATGGGCTGCACAAATCTTAATATTAAACAGGAaacattaatgatgttacttattgGGAGATGACATGAAAGTTACATAAGCACAACAGAAAAATATttgacaactactaaaaaagataaGTCCCTTTATGAAACCATAGGTGGTAAAATGGGCAGGTTAGTTAATAATTGGTTTGTTAACTAGATACATGTGAGGTTGCGTTGACCTGAAACACTTCTcgtccaaacttttatacaaataaCTAGTGTATCAAATATGAttatcaaatacatatatatactactTTGATAATAAACTAAAACTTTGATAGAAATGATTTGGGAGGTTTTATGGATCGAAGATACACATTGGGAAACTTTCAGTTTATTAGATCTGTTGTTTATCAAGCAGTTTTTCTATTTTACCTTTTGACCCATTGAGAGATATATCATAGCCCAAATCGACCCATTTATAAGAAAATTGATCTTACTTCCATTCATAAGTAAATTGATATAACATCGGCCTAAGAACTACATCACATTTTGCGCATCTTGGTTGTGGAAATCTTTATCGATTTTGATTGAAGAAAaaacaaattaataaaaataaaaataaagagtaTCATAGTAATTAAATAAACCAGTCTTTGTTTTCTTGAATGTAATGACAGATAACAATGCTAAGAGGAGGTTTGTAACTTGTACTGAAATGGATAGAATCATTAATTTGGCAGAGAATTTGATAGACTCGATTTTAGAGAAGCTACCTGTTGTAGATGCTGTGAGGACACATGTCCTGTCAAAAAAATGGAGGTACAGATGGACTTCAATTAGGTCATTGGTTCTTGATAAACATTTCTCAGAAAAGTTTGCAAAAAATGGAAGTTTTGGTCATAATGGATTTATTAGGATCACAAACTATATCTTTAACTATCTCAAGGGTCCTCGCTTAAAGTTACATCTTCACATACCAAACATGTTTCTTGATAGTTTCCAAGAAGTCAATCAATGGATTTCATCATGTCAAGAGATGGTGTTAGAGAACTCATCCTTACAAATTCAAACCAACGTTATCAACTTCCATATTATTTATTTCATTGTCTAGAATTGAGAATCCTAGAACTTGACAACTGTATCATTAAGCCACCACTTGAGTTTCAAGGATTTCTATATCTCGAAAAACTTAGGCTTAGGAATATTGAATTTGGGGCTAACTTACATGGAACTATTATCAACTTACCACAGCTCAAGATGTTGCAATTGTTTGAATGCACCAATGTTTACAATTTCAAGATCAAGTCTACAAAGTTGTTTCAGTTATTGATCAGGAGTTGCCCCGATGCAACTTTGCTCCACTTGTTGCATAGTAAATGTCTTAGTGAGTTTGGTATATTTATCAAAAAACCTATTCAGGGAGTTGAGAGAGTTAATTTGGCAAGCTTGTTAAGTAATATGCCATGTGTTGGGTATTTTGTTATCGACGGGTATTTTCTCCAGGTACGAGTTGAATTTTAAATTctagggttaaggctactcaagggtcGTATACTTTTTgttttgtcccgatgtagtccatatacccaaaaaaatactattataggccataaactttgaaaaagtgtatcgatgtaaacaaaaggtaacttgttaccggctaaacaggttaccttttgtttacatcgatacggAAAATATGTGacctacatcgatacactttttgaaagtatgtgaactacattagtactttttttttgtataaagcttacattggaacaaaaaaaaattatacttttttgaAAATCAACCTACAAAATCGATCAACCTTATTTATCAGGTCAACGGTTTACATTAACACATTTTTTAAAGTTTAtggcctataatagtattttttttgggtatatggactacatcgggacaaaataaaaagtatatGGCCTTTgaatagccttaaccctaaattctaatatttatattttgCTCTTCATCATTTTGCGTTTGAGCAAGTGAACTTTACCATTCAACTCTTGTGTATAGTTAGTTCTCATATATTATTTCGTATCATCTTCCAACCATATCTTCTTTGTTAACTTATAATCTTACTTTCACCCTTACAGTTTTCCATTGCGGAAAATATTCCCAAGTGGCTTCCACACCCAACTAATAGTTTAAAGCTTCTCTACTTACGAGACTTCAAATTTGGTGATTTGTACCAACTTCAACGTGTTTTATGTATCCTTCGGAACTCACCTAACTTGAGATGACTCGATGTGTACAATCAGGTAAAGAGTGCTAAACGTTTCTCTTGTGTTTTTGTGTTGTGTGTGCATATATAGTAATTTAATGTGGGTTCCTTTTATACACAGTCAGTCTCACTTTTAATGTATTTCCAGGATCTTCCAAACGTGTATTTGGATGTGAAACCAACAATAGCTTATTTGGAAGCTTCTGACTGTTTAGACCAGACATTGAACTGCttgaaaattataaatataatggaTGTAGAAAGATCAAGATCCTTGTTGCTATTTACAAAGCTTTTACTTGAACATTCTCCCACTCTTGAAAAAATATCAATCCGACCACGTGCAACTGTTGATGTTCAGGAAAGGTACAACTTCTCTAAGGATGTTATGCGGTTCCCACGAGCTTCCTCGAAAGCAGAGCTTCAGTACTTGGATCCGTAACTACAATCCACTAATAACTTTAAGTTACTTTATAATTTAGTTGTATTCTGATTGTATGCATCATATATGTTATGGGTTTTCATTAACTCGTAGAGTGGTACTATAAAACCGGTAACCCTCCTGGTATTTATTTATACTTTGCGAGCAGCTAGAATAAAAACTAGATCAAGCGTTCCTTACACAATAGTTGTGTAACAAGCATCTTTGGAAAAAGAAAATTCACAGATTGATTTGTTTGGATAAAATATACATATCACATCTACAGTGTAATGTTTGGATATTCTTGTTATTGTAACTATAGTGTTATAAGACCTTTACCAACCCTCCGTTAGTTTCCCCCTCGTCAGATGATGTGTTAAAAATTGACGAAAACTGACGGCCCCTAATGGAGCGTCAGTTAGTTTTGTATCCATCCGTCACCAAGTGGCACAAATGTGAAGGTGCGTTTGTTTTCTCCCAACCAATCAAAAATtttcattaattatatttttattattaattaattttttccCACCCATTTTTTATATGATTTTACCACATCACTCTAtccaatatttgaaaaaaaaaactgagATATGGGGTTAAAAAATGTCAGAAATTGACATTGCCAAATCAGATTGCACTTTTTGGCTTAAAAGTGCACAACTGACCGTGATATCACTACCAAGGGTTAGAAATGGTCCAAAAACAATTTTACGGTTGGGTATTGATTGATTGAATACAATATACCCATTTCCAAATAGTGCTTATACAAACATTAATTTATCTTTGCATATTTATTGTGAATGGAAAATAACTTTACTACACGCACATATATCAGTTTAAACAAACAAGAACATGTGGCACAGATACCTTGTCCCATAACAGCATGCCAACAATAGGATCTCAATATTTGCACTAACCCATTAGGAGAAGTCGATGAAGTCAGCATCACGGATTAATTAATTTTAGGTTCCAACCACACAAAAAACAATTAGTACGTATTGTCTTGTTTATAGTCTTAAAAAACAGGAACACTGAGCGATGTGGTGTTTAGAACCCGTGGTAATATCTGCAGTAACACCCAACTGGAATCATGATTCAGGTAAATCTAAACTTACATTCAAATGGTTTTCAGGCACAACGGATCTCTCCCAGTCTCGCGTTAGTTTTAAAATCTTCAATATCATCAGCTCGAGTTTTGCCAATATTTATAATTGTTGTAACAGCACCAGCATCATGAGCAGCTCTGTATAATTGCTCCAACCACATTTGTACCCGACAAGTCGGAAAGCGGACGTTGTCATAACGGATGAACCAAGAACGAGGAAAGCATCACACCCTGCAGCAGCTTCCATAGCTACAATCGCTCTATCTTTTGGTATGTACATTATCACCAAAAAACACAACCTTCAAAAAGAGACACCTTAAGCCAATTAGTCAATTAGTGGTAGTAAAAACGGATTCCATGTATTAATACTAGTTACTAGAATTGAGTTACATCGGGTTTAAGAATTCAGTCACATTTTGAGCATGTCGGTATGTGGAAATCTCCTTCCCATAATATTTCATGGATTTCAATATCACCATCGGGTCTTTGCTTCATCCCAAAACTCTTATCTAAATTGCTGCTGTCATAACCCAGACTTTCTATTGCTGCTGCCAACTGCAGTCAACGTATACACCCTTATTAATTTGTAACGTCCATAATAGTTATTCTCATGCAGGCACTGTTGTAAAGCTCCCCAATTAATCCTTTTTAAGAACAGGCCGATCCTAGTGTTGCGTTAATCGTCCACTCGTGTTTTGCCAATATCTATAATTTCCGTAGCAGCACCAGCATCATGAGCTGCTCTGTGCAATTCATGTACATTTCTCAATTAaacaaaaaaaaactataaaaataCCAAAACATAGTAACGTtcgtgatcaaaccaaaatcgtaatGGGTGatgagatttcgggtttgagtgcttaatttgggaaaaGGAGTAagttgattgttttaactccaataattgtgcgaaccccgatttggaatctggattccaagggcgtaaaacaatcaagTAGATTAACCTAATTTGAtcagaatcgaataagttaatatcttagtgtGGGTTAACTCGGATGGTGATCGGAGCACCGATCGGAATTAAGCTAACGACTGGAGTGACGTTATCGTAATTGATTTTGCCAGAGTAACGTTTATGCAtccagtgtcttttttaaatgaatgatttcacttgtgtatttatagatgttgtggagggaatgatgacgtggcacatgtccctttcatggttgtaacaaactttgtcaatcccgaggggtgacgtggcacctgtccctttcgtgGGGAATAACATATTCTAACGAACTTCCCTAAATTTGCAGGCTGACGTGGCACGCGACTTGCCCGCGTGCTTGTTCCATGATCAAGTGGTCATTCCGGGACGAGGT
This genomic stretch from Rutidosis leptorrhynchoides isolate AG116_Rl617_1_P2 chromosome 11, CSIRO_AGI_Rlap_v1, whole genome shotgun sequence harbors:
- the LOC139875214 gene encoding F-box/FBD/LRR-repeat protein At1g13570-like, giving the protein MTDNNAKRRFVTCTEMDRIINLAENLIDSILEKLPVVDAVRTHVLSKKWRYRWTSIRSLVLDKHFSEKFAKNGSFGHNGFIRITNYIFNYLKGPRLKLHLHIPNMFLDKLRILELDNCIIKPPLEFQGFLYLEKLRLRNIEFGANLHGTIINLPQLKMLQLFECTNVYNFKIKSTKLFQLLIRSCPDATLLHLLHSKCLSEFGIFIKKPIQGVERVNLASLLSNMPCVGYFVIDGYFLQDLPNVYLDVKPTIAYLEASDCLDQTLNCLKIINIMDVERSRSLLLFTKLLLEHSPTLEKISIRPRATVDVQERYNFSKDVMRFPRASSKAELQYLDP